In the genome of Terriglobales bacterium, one region contains:
- a CDS encoding HU family DNA-binding protein, with translation MASGMTKTQVVRHLAEKLETSNKTAAAFLENLADLAIKETKKSGMFVLPGLGRLVKSNRKARIGRNPQTGEPIKIPAKTVCKFRVAKAVRDMIAPKK, from the coding sequence ATGGCATCGGGAATGACCAAGACCCAAGTCGTCCGTCACCTGGCCGAGAAACTGGAGACCAGCAACAAGACCGCCGCCGCCTTCCTGGAGAACCTGGCCGACCTGGCCATCAAAGAGACCAAGAAGTCGGGGATGTTCGTGCTTCCCGGCCTGGGCCGCCTGGTGAAATCCAACCGCAAGGCCCGCATCGGCCGCAATCCCCAGACCGGCGAACCCATCAAGATCCCGGCCAAGACCGTGTGCAAGTTCCGCGTCGCCAAGGCCGTCCGGGACATGATCGCCCCCAAGAAATGA
- a CDS encoding amidohydrolase family protein — translation MKLRGWRVLGLLVALLALAALAGAQAAPKTVVVHAGKLLDVRTGQTLTRQAIVIQGERIVSVGPEAQAKVPAGATVIELPNATVLPGLIDAHTHLTFDPVFGYEMLGISIPREALTGAKNARLTLEAGFTTVRNVGARGYTDIALRDAINAGDVPGPRMDASGPALSITGGHCDNDLLPYEYHATSDGAADGVEAVQHKVREIIKYGADVIKVCATGGVLSKGDDPQASQYTLEEMKAIVADAHRLGRKVAAHAHGAQGILWATEAGVDSIEHGSYIDDAGIAAMKEHGTYLVPTQYLADWIMENQDKIHMLPSSRQKMKDVTAVSRQNLSRAMAAGVKIALGTDAAVYPHGLNAHEFAVYVKMGMTPLAAIQAGTTNAADLLGWSDRVGTLEPGHYADLIAVDGDPLQDITTLQRVKFVMKGGAVVKDEYHRR, via the coding sequence CGCAAGCGGCGCCCAAAACGGTGGTGGTGCACGCGGGCAAGCTGTTGGACGTGCGCACGGGGCAGACGCTGACGCGCCAGGCCATCGTGATCCAGGGGGAGCGCATCGTGAGCGTGGGACCGGAGGCGCAGGCCAAGGTGCCGGCGGGCGCGACCGTGATCGAGCTGCCCAACGCCACCGTCCTGCCGGGGCTGATCGATGCCCACACCCACCTGACCTTTGATCCGGTCTTCGGCTACGAGATGCTGGGCATCAGCATCCCGCGGGAGGCGCTGACCGGGGCCAAGAACGCGCGCCTGACGCTGGAGGCGGGCTTCACCACGGTGCGCAACGTGGGAGCGCGCGGCTATACCGACATCGCGCTGCGCGACGCCATCAACGCCGGCGACGTTCCCGGGCCGCGCATGGACGCCAGCGGCCCGGCGCTCTCCATCACCGGCGGCCACTGCGACAACGACCTGCTGCCCTACGAGTATCACGCCACCTCCGACGGCGCCGCCGACGGGGTGGAGGCGGTGCAGCACAAGGTGCGCGAGATCATCAAGTACGGCGCCGACGTCATCAAGGTGTGCGCCACCGGCGGCGTGCTCTCCAAGGGCGACGATCCCCAGGCCTCGCAGTACACCCTGGAGGAGATGAAGGCCATCGTGGCCGACGCTCACCGCCTGGGGCGCAAGGTGGCGGCGCACGCCCACGGCGCCCAGGGCATCCTGTGGGCCACCGAGGCGGGGGTGGACTCCATCGAGCACGGCTCCTACATCGACGACGCCGGCATCGCCGCCATGAAGGAGCACGGCACCTACCTGGTGCCCACGCAGTACCTGGCCGACTGGATCATGGAGAACCAGGACAAGATCCACATGCTGCCCTCGTCCCGGCAGAAGATGAAGGACGTGACCGCGGTCTCGCGCCAGAACCTGTCCCGGGCGATGGCGGCGGGAGTGAAGATCGCGCTGGGCACCGACGCCGCCGTCTATCCCCACGGCCTGAACGCGCACGAGTTCGCGGTCTACGTGAAGATGGGGATGACGCCGCTGGCCGCCATCCAGGCGGGCACCACCAACGCCGCCGATCTGCTGGGGTGGAGCGACCGGGTGGGCACGCTGGAGCCCGGCCACTACGCCGACCTGATCGCGGTGGACGGCGACCCGCTCCAGGACATCACCACGCTCCAGCGCGTGAAGTTCGTGATGAAGGGCGGGGCGGTGGTGAAGGACGAGTACCACCGGCGGTAG